In Legionella beliardensis, the following are encoded in one genomic region:
- a CDS encoding SpoVR family protein, whose translation MKKREPLSTGADWTFELIQTYDREISRLARDFKLDTYPNQIEIISAEQMMDAYASVGMPIGYHHWSFGKHFVGVEKSYQRGEMGLAYELVINSNPCIAYLMEENTMAMQALVIAHACYGHNSFFKNNYLFKMWTSADAIIDYLVFARHYVSECEERYGIDEVEAILDACHALMNYGVDRYKHPPALSIQEEKIRQQNREIYLQSQINELWRTIPHKQANFNTEKKRFPSEPQENILYFLEKNAPLLQPWQREIIRIVRKIAQYFYPQGQTKVMNEGWACFWHYTLINALYDEGLVADEFMLEILQNHSNVIMQPTFDSPYYSGINPYTLGYHMMQDIKRICQNPTAEDKHWFPYLANTDWLTSLDTAMRNYKDESFIAQYLSPHLIRELKLFHIIDDDRNADIVVHAIHDESGYQTIREALSRQYNLGYQEPDIQVYSVDTEGNRSLTLHHTQQHNIPLADTTNEVLKHLYTLWKFPVKLQSIDTEGQITAEYHCPPGPFNKEVQDS comes from the coding sequence ATGAAGAAGAGAGAACCTTTATCAACTGGTGCTGATTGGACCTTTGAATTAATCCAAACCTATGATCGAGAAATCAGCCGTCTCGCTCGTGATTTCAAGCTAGACACTTATCCAAATCAAATTGAAATTATTTCTGCTGAACAAATGATGGATGCCTATGCGTCTGTTGGCATGCCTATTGGCTATCATCACTGGTCTTTTGGTAAACATTTTGTTGGCGTTGAAAAAAGCTATCAACGGGGAGAAATGGGTTTAGCTTACGAATTAGTTATTAATTCAAATCCCTGTATTGCTTATTTAATGGAAGAAAACACCATGGCGATGCAAGCCTTAGTAATTGCCCATGCCTGTTATGGTCATAATTCTTTCTTTAAAAATAATTACCTTTTTAAGATGTGGACATCAGCAGATGCCATTATTGATTACTTAGTCTTTGCTAGACACTATGTTAGTGAATGTGAAGAGCGCTATGGGATTGATGAAGTAGAGGCTATTCTTGATGCTTGTCATGCTTTAATGAATTATGGGGTAGATCGCTATAAGCATCCGCCTGCTTTGTCTATTCAAGAAGAGAAAATACGGCAACAGAATCGAGAAATTTATTTACAATCACAGATTAATGAACTGTGGCGTACTATTCCTCATAAACAAGCTAATTTTAATACAGAAAAAAAACGTTTTCCTTCTGAACCTCAAGAAAATATCCTTTATTTCTTAGAAAAAAATGCACCACTATTGCAACCTTGGCAACGTGAAATTATTCGGATTGTACGTAAAATTGCTCAATATTTTTATCCGCAAGGGCAAACTAAAGTGATGAATGAAGGCTGGGCCTGCTTTTGGCATTATACGTTGATTAATGCCCTTTATGATGAAGGCTTAGTAGCCGATGAGTTTATGCTTGAGATTCTACAAAATCACAGTAATGTCATTATGCAACCAACGTTTGATAGCCCTTATTATAGCGGGATTAATCCTTATACCTTGGGTTATCACATGATGCAAGATATTAAGCGTATTTGCCAAAACCCGACTGCCGAAGATAAACATTGGTTTCCCTACTTAGCTAATACCGATTGGCTAACTAGTCTAGATACGGCAATGCGTAACTACAAAGATGAAAGCTTTATTGCCCAATACCTATCACCACACTTAATTCGGGAATTAAAACTTTTTCACATCATTGATGATGATCGAAATGCAGATATTGTGGTTCATGCCATCCACGATGAATCAGGTTATCAAACTATACGAGAAGCATTATCACGCCAATATAATTTAGGTTACCAAGAGCCTGATATTCAAGTTTATTCAGTTGATACCGAAGGTAATCGGTCTTTAACTCTACATCATACTCAACAGCATAATATTCCTTTAGCAGATACAACCAATGAAGTCCTAAAACATCTCTATACGTTATGGAAATTTCCAGTTAAGCTACAGTCTATTGATACTGAGGGCCAGATTACGGCTGAGTATCATTGCCCACCTGGGCCATTTAATAAAGAAGTGCAAGATAGTTGA